In Leopardus geoffroyi isolate Oge1 chromosome D1, O.geoffroyi_Oge1_pat1.0, whole genome shotgun sequence, the genomic stretch AGAACTGCCCCTTCCCTGGGATTGGCCAGTGGGCGTTGGGTTCCAACTTGTGGCTCAGAGGCTCACACTTCTCTTGGCCACATGCCCTGGGAAGtgacttctcctttctcctcaccaGGCACTGAGTAACCGTGGCCAGCACAGCATCTCGTACACACTGTCCCGGAGCCACTCGGTCATAGTTGAATACACACATGACAGTGACACAGACATGTTCCAGGTATGCTCAGGCCCCTCTGTAAGCCTCTTGGCCACGGAGCCACCGGGCTTCAACATCCAGCACTGCAGGCATTCCAGGGTGACCCTGGAGGACTGAAGGCCGTGGTGAGGGTgtttttgggaggggggggaaCTCAGCGTAATCAATTACTCTTCAGATGAGGAAGCAGGATGTCCTATGAGGCCTTTGACTTCCTGGAGTCGCACAGCAAATCAGTGGCtggatcaaaatttaaaactcaagacCAGACTCCCAGGCCACGGGAGGCCATACAGCTTAAGAGTTCAGAGTGCGGTGCGACAGTCATACTACCTGGGTCAGATCCcagctccatcacttactagctgGGTAACTTTGGGCAAGAGTCGCTTagactctctgggcctctgtttcctcatctgtataccCACCCCATGGAATTATTGGGAAGATTAGCTGAGATATGGCACATGAAGGGCTTAGCACGGTAcctagtaaatttaaaaaattcactatgTGCTGCTAATGTTTGAGCACTCCCAGACCGTGGGTGTCACGTTTTCActggtcaattaaaaaaaaaaaactcatttttattgagtgggggagacagagaagccccaGATCCTAGCCATTGGATTTGGAGACCCCCGCTGAGAGCCCAGAGTGCTTAGGAAGTCGGGGTGGTACTTCCCCGTCCTCGTTGTTTGGTGACCCCGCAGGCGGAACCCTGGGGTAGGAAGCCTGTGGGATTGAGCCGTGCACAGTATCCCTGTGCTCGCCCTCCTCTTCCTCGCAGATCGGCCGTTCCACCGAGAACATGATCGACTTTGTGGTAACGGACACATCGCCTGGAGGAGGGGCCGCCGAGGGCCCCTCTGCCCAGAGCACCATCTCCCGCTATGCCTGCCGCATCCTCTGTGACCGCCGGCCGCCCTATACTGCCCGCATCTATGCTGCTGGCTTTGATGCCTCCAGCAACATCTTCCTTGGAGTGAGTGAGCCCCCCCCCTAGGCAGGGACCGGCACTTTATCTGAGAGTGAGCagaggggtagggtggggagggtCAGTGTCCTGGGGTGATGGAACCAGTGGGCAGTCATCATAACCGTGACCTATGCTGGCAGTGGCAATGTCACTTAAAACATGAGCACAGTGAGACTCCAGGACTTCAGGTGATGCCCCCGGCCATGCAGCGCCCATTCCAGTCCTCTCTGGGCTCCCTCTGACTGCGAGGGTATTGGGGCAGCATCCCGGGATCGCGGCCTGCTGGGGGCCACTCGGGGATATGATCTGATCCCACATGTGGTCCCAGGAGCGGGCAGCCAAGTGGCGGACCCCCGACGGCCTGATGGACGGCTTAACCACCAATGGGGTCCTGGTGATGCACCCAGCAGGCGGCTTCTCTGAGGACTCGGCCCCGGGTGTCTGGAGGGAGATATCAGTCTGTGGGAATGTGTACACTCTGAGGGACAGCCGCTCGGCACAGCAGCGAGGGAAGCTGGTAGGtggcctgctccctcctccccgcccccgacTCCTTCCCAGGCCCTTCCCCCTGATCTCCAGCCCTCCTACACAAGGGAGCTCCAACAGGTTCCATTTGGGGGTCATGCCCCACTTGCCCCACAGAGAGGACCAGACCAGTGGCTCCAAAATGTAGCCCACATACTGCTGGAGGTCTATGGGGTGAGGTGCAATAGAGCACACATAAATGCACCGTGCGGTAGAAAGTGGCCTTAGGGATGCCGACAGCTTCAAACATCCCAGCCTCCCGTGAGGATGACACTTGGCCCATGTGTGAGCAGTTTATAGCCGAAAGTGTTGGCAGTTTGCAACGTGTCTCTCACGTTCGGATGGATTTAGCTTTATTATCCTCTACTAGCGGGAAAGGGCCCTTGGAGTAGTTCTCACGGAGGTGACAGTGAATGCTCCACGTGGCACAGATCAGAGAACTAACATTAGGAGCTGGGACGGAGTCCTAGAGCGAGGCAGGGGCCTGCCCATGGTCACGTGGCTAAGCTCCTTAAATGGGCCTCTCCGAGCTCTTCCAGGGCTCGAGCACACCCGGCAAACAGATGCACAATCTCAGGGAAGAGCATGGCTTCTCTTTCCAGAGCACCAATTCTACGGGGAGATTTGGAGAAACATTATCTTTAAAATCGGTGCGTGTGAATATTTCACTGGCACACActtgttgagtacctactgtgttccaggcactgttccagatgTTTACGTTGATTGATTCATGGGAACCACTTGAGATAATGGGACGCAGTCTCCATCTCGAGGATAAGGAaattaagacacagagaggttgagttaCTTGACCGGGGATGCAAAGTTAGTAAACAGTGAAGCCAGGAATCACACCCAGGCACGTTAGTTCTAGAATCATTGCTTTTAAGCACAGCCACTGGGACAGCTGCCTTGGGCTAAGCCCCCCAGTGTTTCTCAGATAGAAGAGTTTTCCCACTTCTGCCCTTAGGGGAGACCCTGGGAACAACCTTGTTTTGGTCAAGCTCTCCTGATTTGACAGATAAAGTAACCGAGGCCCATGTCACACTGTGAGGGAGGGACAGTGCATGCCTGGGAGCACTGACTTGCTCTCCCACATGGGTTCTCAGGCCTCCTGgctcctctgccccagcccaccccactGGCCCAGGGTGTTCTCTCCAGGGAGGTTCAGTGGGATGGATAGGTGGCTTGGCTGGGGTGACGGCTGCCCAATGGCCAGGAGTTCGGGGGCCTCTTGAGCAGTAAGGCCCTTCTGCTGTCTCTGGCAGGTGGAAAACGAGTCTAATGTGCTGCAGGACGGCTCCCTCATTGACCTGTGTGGGGCCACGCTGCTATGGCGCACGCCAGCAGGGCTGCTGAGGGCACCCACGCTGAAGCAGCTAGAGGCCCAGCGGCAGGAAGCGAACGCAGCACGGCCCCAGTGCCCCGTGGGCCTCAGCACCCTGGCCTTCCCCAGTCCGGCCCGTGGCCGCACAGCACCCGACAAGCAGCAGCCCTGGGTCTACGTCCGTTGTGGCCACGTCCACGGCTACCACGGCTGGGGCTGCAGGAGAGAGCGGGGCCCCCAGGAGCGCGAGTGTCCTCTCTGTCGCCTCGTGGGACCCTATGTCCCCCTATGGCTCGGCCAGGAGGCCGGCCTCTGTCTGGACCCTGGACCACCCAGCCATGCCTTTGCACCCTGCGGCCATGTCTGCTCTGAGAAGACTGCCCGCTACTGGGCCCAGACACCACTGCCCCATGGCACCCATGCTTTCCATGCTGCCTGCCCCTTTTGTGGGGCCTGGCTCACCGGCGAGCATGGCTGCGTCCGCCTCATTTTCCAGGGGCCACTGGACTAGGCTCTCCCGGGGCCCTGGATGCCGTGCCCACCTGCCCACCTAGGTCCCCCACCTTCTGCAGCCCAGAGGGAGCTCTGCATGTGGGACTCTACCTGCTGGCACATAGCCACACCGGATGGACGTGTTGGATGGGCTGTGCTCCTCCCTCTTATCTCTGGTCCCCCAAACCCCTACCCCAGTCATAATGATGGGGCCCTCAGCACCAGCTCTGTCCCGGGCTTTCCTGGGGTGTCCTACATCATGCCGCCTACACTGTGTCCCTGGGGGAGTGAAGGGGCCGTGGGCCCCTGACCCCCAGCTTAGGCTGGCTGTGCCCCGAGCCTGCCGACCCAGCTCCAGATATACTCACCCTGCTGCTGCCCTGGGTTCCTCTATAAACCTTGCTGCTCAGCTGCCCTCGCAAATCCCGCGTGTCCAGCATGAGTGCAGTGCCGCCAGCCCCTGCGTGAGTGATGGGTGGGCAACAGGCTGGGACTGGCATCTGCTGATACCCACTGTGGGCTGGACCACTATGCCAagtgggctctggggacagacaCAATCAGACTTGGTTCCCTGCCCAGTGGAATTCACAGTCTAGTGGACGACAGATCAAATTACTGAATGACAGCACAGTTTCCTGTGTGCCAGGATCAGAGAATGGCCAAAGGCTGTGGAGCAGGTCTCACTAGAAGGCG encodes the following:
- the PELI3 gene encoding E3 ubiquitin-protein ligase pellino homolog 3 isoform X1, with product MVLEGNPEVGSPRTSDLGHPGSQGSCVLSSPGEDAQPGEEPIKYGELIVLGCCEEGGEETEAQRGEVTGPRAHSCYNGCLASGDKGRRRSRLALSRRPHANGVKPDVMHHISTPLVSKALSNRGQHSISYTLSRSHSVIVEYTHDSDTDMFQIGRSTENMIDFVVTDTSPGGGAAEGPSAQSTISRYACRILCDRRPPYTARIYAAGFDASSNIFLGERAAKWRTPDGLMDGLTTNGVLVMHPAGGFSEDSAPGVWREISVCGNVYTLRDSRSAQQRGKLVENESNVLQDGSLIDLCGATLLWRTPAGLLRAPTLKQLEAQRQEANAARPQCPVGLSTLAFPSPARGRTAPDKQQPWVYVRCGHVHGYHGWGCRRERGPQERECPLCRLVGPYVPLWLGQEAGLCLDPGPPSHAFAPCGHVCSEKTARYWAQTPLPHGTHAFHAACPFCGAWLTGEHGCVRLIFQGPLD
- the PELI3 gene encoding E3 ubiquitin-protein ligase pellino homolog 3 isoform X2; translated protein: MVLEGNPEVGSPRTSDLGHPGSQGSCVLSSPGEDAQPGEEPIKYGELIVLGYNGCLASGDKGRRRSRLALSRRPHANGVKPDVMHHISTPLVSKALSNRGQHSISYTLSRSHSVIVEYTHDSDTDMFQIGRSTENMIDFVVTDTSPGGGAAEGPSAQSTISRYACRILCDRRPPYTARIYAAGFDASSNIFLGERAAKWRTPDGLMDGLTTNGVLVMHPAGGFSEDSAPGVWREISVCGNVYTLRDSRSAQQRGKLVENESNVLQDGSLIDLCGATLLWRTPAGLLRAPTLKQLEAQRQEANAARPQCPVGLSTLAFPSPARGRTAPDKQQPWVYVRCGHVHGYHGWGCRRERGPQERECPLCRLVGPYVPLWLGQEAGLCLDPGPPSHAFAPCGHVCSEKTARYWAQTPLPHGTHAFHAACPFCGAWLTGEHGCVRLIFQGPLD